One Streptomyces coeruleorubidus DNA segment encodes these proteins:
- a CDS encoding transglycosylase domain-containing protein gives MPKKRSGGGLSPTQQAAKFLGVSVLAGAVLAGIALPAVGALGLAAKGSVESFDELPANMKTPPLSQRTTILDADGGQIATVFSRDRTVVPLKDVSPYMQKAIVAIEDSRFYQHGAVDMKGVLRALNKNARSGEVAQGASTLTQQYVKNVFVEEAGDDPTKVAQATQQTIGRKIRELKYAIQVEEELGKKKILENYLNITFFGQQAYGIEAAAQRYFSKSAKDLNVQEAALLAGIVQSPSRYDPVNDEAEATKRRNIVLRRMADVGDISRAEAAEAMKAPLGLKVSKPKNGCITAVKGAGFFCDYVREVFLNDPVFGKTKEKRAKVWNQGGLTIRTTMDPQAQDSAQASIKEHVYKSDDVATAASIVQPGTGKILAMGQSRPYGFGKNETQINLSVDQSMGGGMGYQPGSTFKPIVAAAALEDGMPANKVYSSPYQMAYPSPVSVCDGKTWRNSRTNPAKLENENKSEVGPYDMKEATAKSVNTYYVQMISDIGICPVTTMAKKMGVVRADGDKMPQVPSIALGTQEMSPLTMANAYATFASRGMYCTPVAIESVTQRVGDQTKSLQVPKSTCSRAMSEKTADTINTLLKGVVEDGTGKQAGLGSARASAGKTGTTDFRYAAWFVGYTPNMSAAVWVGDPAHKRKMVNITIGGRSYGKVFGGEVPGPIWHDMMVGALEGKPAPDFNLVHIPDGIDRDRDRGDGDGGGRDDGDNGGGNGLIGGLVGGNNGGGGNDPFPTPSFSIPEGFFRGQDNGGGNGNGGGRFG, from the coding sequence ATGCCAAAGAAGCGCTCGGGCGGTGGTCTGTCACCCACGCAGCAGGCCGCCAAGTTCCTCGGTGTCAGTGTTCTCGCGGGAGCCGTGCTAGCCGGTATCGCGCTGCCCGCGGTGGGTGCGCTGGGGCTGGCGGCGAAGGGATCGGTCGAGAGTTTCGACGAGCTCCCGGCCAACATGAAGACCCCGCCCCTGAGCCAGCGCACCACGATCCTCGACGCCGACGGCGGCCAGATCGCCACCGTCTTCTCGCGCGACCGCACGGTGGTCCCCCTCAAGGACGTCTCGCCGTACATGCAGAAGGCGATCGTCGCGATCGAGGACTCGCGCTTCTACCAGCACGGCGCGGTCGACATGAAGGGCGTCCTGCGCGCCCTCAACAAGAACGCGCGCAGCGGTGAGGTCGCCCAGGGCGCCTCGACCCTGACGCAGCAGTACGTGAAGAACGTCTTCGTCGAGGAGGCCGGCGACGACCCGACGAAGGTCGCGCAGGCCACCCAGCAGACCATCGGCCGCAAGATCCGCGAACTGAAGTACGCGATCCAGGTCGAGGAGGAGCTCGGGAAGAAGAAGATCCTCGAGAACTACCTGAACATCACCTTCTTCGGCCAGCAGGCCTACGGCATCGAGGCCGCGGCCCAGCGCTACTTCTCCAAGTCCGCCAAGGACCTGAACGTCCAGGAGGCGGCCCTCCTCGCCGGCATCGTCCAGTCACCCAGCCGGTACGACCCGGTCAACGACGAGGCGGAAGCCACCAAGCGCCGCAACATCGTGCTCCGGCGCATGGCCGACGTCGGCGACATCTCCCGGGCGGAGGCCGCCGAGGCGATGAAGGCGCCGCTGGGCCTGAAGGTCAGCAAGCCCAAGAACGGCTGCATCACGGCAGTCAAGGGCGCGGGCTTCTTCTGCGACTACGTGCGCGAGGTCTTCCTGAACGACCCGGTCTTCGGCAAGACCAAGGAGAAGCGGGCGAAGGTCTGGAACCAGGGCGGCCTCACCATCCGCACCACCATGGATCCCCAGGCCCAGGACTCGGCACAGGCCTCCATCAAGGAGCACGTCTACAAGAGCGACGATGTGGCCACCGCCGCCTCCATCGTCCAGCCCGGCACCGGCAAGATCCTCGCGATGGGCCAGTCGCGTCCGTACGGCTTCGGCAAGAACGAGACGCAGATCAACCTCTCCGTCGACCAGTCGATGGGCGGCGGCATGGGCTACCAGCCCGGTTCGACGTTCAAGCCGATCGTGGCCGCCGCGGCCCTCGAGGACGGCATGCCGGCGAACAAGGTGTACTCGTCGCCGTACCAGATGGCGTACCCGAGCCCGGTCTCGGTCTGCGACGGCAAGACCTGGCGAAACAGCCGGACCAACCCCGCCAAGCTCGAGAACGAGAACAAGTCCGAGGTCGGCCCGTACGACATGAAGGAAGCGACCGCCAAGTCGGTCAACACCTACTACGTGCAGATGATCAGCGACATCGGCATCTGCCCGGTCACGACGATGGCGAAGAAGATGGGCGTCGTGCGGGCCGACGGCGACAAGATGCCCCAGGTGCCCTCCATCGCCCTCGGCACCCAGGAGATGTCCCCGCTGACCATGGCGAACGCGTACGCGACCTTCGCCTCGCGCGGGATGTACTGCACGCCGGTCGCCATCGAGTCGGTCACCCAGCGCGTCGGCGACCAGACGAAGTCGCTCCAGGTACCGAAGTCGACGTGCTCGCGTGCGATGTCGGAGAAGACCGCCGACACCATCAACACGCTGCTGAAGGGCGTCGTCGAGGACGGTACGGGCAAGCAGGCCGGCCTCGGCAGCGCCCGCGCCAGCGCCGGCAAGACCGGTACGACGGACTTCCGCTACGCGGCCTGGTTCGTGGGCTACACGCCGAACATGTCCGCCGCCGTGTGGGTCGGCGACCCCGCGCACAAGCGGAAGATGGTGAACATCACCATCGGCGGCCGCTCTTACGGCAAGGTGTTCGGTGGCGAGGTCCCGGGCCCGATCTGGCACGACATGATGGTCGGCGCGCTGGAGGGCAAGCCCGCCCCCGACTTCAACCTCGTCCACATCCCCGACGGCATCGACCGGGACCGGGACCGCGGTGACGGCGACGGTGGCGGCCGCGACGACGGGGACAACGGCGGCGGCAACGGACTCATCGGCGGCCTGGTCGGCGGCAACAACGGCGGCGGAGGCAATGACCCCTTCCCGACACCTTCCTTCTCCATTCCCGAGGGCTTCTTCCGGGGCCAGGACAACGGGGGCGGGAACGGGAACGGCGGCGGGCGTTTCGGCTGA
- the wblA gene encoding transcriptional regulator WblA has product MGWVTDWSAQAACRTTDPDELFVQGAAQNRAKAVCTGCPVRTECLADALDNRVEFGVWGGMTERERRALLRRRPTVTSWRRLLETARSEYERGTGVVPLDDDAIYENYAAVS; this is encoded by the coding sequence ATGGGCTGGGTAACCGACTGGAGTGCGCAGGCGGCCTGCCGCACTACCGATCCGGATGAACTGTTCGTTCAAGGAGCAGCGCAGAACAGGGCCAAGGCGGTGTGCACCGGATGCCCGGTGCGCACGGAGTGCCTGGCCGACGCGCTGGACAACCGCGTCGAGTTCGGCGTGTGGGGAGGCATGACGGAGCGCGAGCGCCGCGCACTGCTGCGCAGGCGGCCGACGGTGACCTCCTGGCGCCGGCTGCTGGAGACCGCGCGCTCGGAGTACGAGCGCGGTACGGGGGTCGTGCCCCTCGATGACGACGCGATCTACGAGAACTACGCGGCGGTGAGCTGA
- a CDS encoding ArsA family ATPase — MSRPDPAHTHDPARHHHTHDPAARHHLSPARVLDVDPLLEDPKTRIVVCCGSGGVGKTTTAAALGLRAAERGRKVVVLTIDPARRLAQSMGIDSLDNTPRRVKGIDDSAGGELHAMMLDMKRTFDEIVEAHADPERAAAILGNPFYQSLSAGFAGTQEYMAMEKLGQLRARDEWDLIVVDTPPSRSALDFLDAPKRLGSFLDGRLIRLLTAPAKLGGRAGMKFLNVGMSMMTGTLGKLLGGQLLKDVQTFVSAMDTTFGGFRTRADATYKLLQAPGTAFLVVAAPERDALREAAYFVERLAAEDMPLAGLVLNRVHGSAADRLSAERALAAAENLEEPRIVDQEGGKEGLRNSPDTYDSSDSPTPETPAPAAAPASDGGSPAENAENTERSVDQLAAGLLRLHAERMQLLSREQRTRDRFTALHPEVAVTEVGALPGDVHDLAGLRDIGDRLAANERELPETELPVAGTRPEASA; from the coding sequence ATGAGTCGTCCGGACCCGGCCCACACCCACGACCCGGCCCGCCACCACCACACCCACGACCCAGCGGCCCGCCACCACCTGTCCCCCGCGCGCGTGCTCGACGTCGACCCGCTGCTGGAGGACCCGAAGACCCGCATCGTGGTGTGCTGCGGCTCGGGCGGGGTCGGCAAGACCACGACCGCGGCGGCCCTGGGGCTGCGCGCGGCCGAGCGGGGCCGCAAGGTGGTCGTGCTCACCATCGACCCGGCCCGCCGGCTCGCCCAGTCCATGGGCATCGACTCCCTCGACAACACCCCGCGCCGGGTGAAGGGCATCGACGACTCCGCGGGCGGCGAGCTGCACGCGATGATGCTCGACATGAAGCGCACCTTCGACGAGATCGTCGAGGCGCACGCGGACCCCGAGCGGGCCGCCGCGATCCTGGGCAACCCCTTCTACCAGTCGCTCTCGGCGGGCTTCGCGGGCACGCAGGAGTACATGGCGATGGAGAAGCTCGGGCAACTGCGGGCCCGGGACGAGTGGGACCTGATCGTCGTCGACACCCCGCCGTCCCGCTCGGCGCTGGACTTCCTGGACGCGCCCAAGCGGCTCGGGTCGTTCCTGGACGGACGGCTGATCCGGCTGCTGACGGCGCCGGCGAAGCTGGGCGGCCGCGCCGGGATGAAATTCCTGAACGTCGGGATGTCGATGATGACCGGCACCCTCGGCAAACTGCTCGGCGGTCAGCTCCTCAAGGACGTCCAGACGTTCGTGTCCGCGATGGACACGACGTTCGGCGGGTTCCGCACTCGCGCGGACGCCACGTACAAGCTGCTCCAGGCGCCCGGCACGGCGTTCCTCGTGGTCGCGGCTCCGGAGCGGGACGCGCTGCGCGAGGCCGCGTACTTCGTGGAGCGGCTGGCCGCGGAGGACATGCCGCTCGCCGGGCTGGTGCTCAACCGGGTCCACGGCAGCGCCGCCGACCGGCTGTCGGCCGAGCGGGCGCTCGCCGCCGCGGAAAATCTTGAAGAGCCCCGCATTGTGGATCAGGAGGGCGGGAAAGAAGGACTTCGTAACTCCCCCGACACGTACGACAGTTCAGACTCTCCCACACCCGAAACACCAGCTCCGGCTGCTGCTCCGGCTTCTGACGGTGGCTCCCCCGCCGAGAACGCCGAGAACACCGAGCGGTCCGTCGACCAGCTCGCGGCAGGCCTGCTGAGGCTGCACGCCGAACGTATGCAGTTGCTCTCCCGTGAGCAACGCACGCGTGACCGCTTCACCGCGCTCCACCCCGAGGTGGCCGTGACGGAAGTGGGCGCGCTGCCCGGCGATGTGCATGACCTCGCTGGGCTGCGCGACATCGGCGACCGGCTCGCGGCGAACGAGCGCGAACTGCCCGAGACCGAGCTGCCCGTGGCGGGCACCCGGCCCGAGGCGAGTGCCTGA
- a CDS encoding ArsA family ATPase produces the protein MSRLQVVSGKGGTGKTTVAAALALALATEGKRTLLVEVEGRQGIAQLFETEALPYEERKIAVAPGGGEVYALAIDPELALLDYLQMFYKLGGAGRALKKLGAIDFATTIAPGLRDVLLTGKACEAVRRKERSGRFAYDYVVMDAPPTGRITRFLNVNDEVAGLAKIGPIHNQAQAVMRVLKSPETAVHLVTLLEEMPVQETVDGIAELRSARLPVGRIIVNMVRPEVLDAADLELVRTVPRSTVARSLSSAGLGGARRGGRAERLVDPLLTQAEEYAERYTLEHEQRAVLTELGLPLHELPLFAEGMDLAGLYELARELREQGVS, from the coding sequence GTGAGCAGGCTCCAGGTCGTCAGCGGCAAGGGCGGTACCGGCAAGACCACGGTGGCCGCGGCCCTAGCGCTGGCCCTGGCCACGGAGGGGAAGCGGACGCTTCTCGTCGAGGTCGAGGGCCGTCAGGGCATCGCGCAGCTCTTCGAAACGGAAGCGCTGCCTTATGAGGAACGGAAGATCGCCGTCGCTCCCGGGGGCGGGGAGGTGTACGCGCTTGCCATCGACCCCGAACTGGCCCTTCTGGACTACCTCCAGATGTTCTACAAGCTGGGCGGCGCCGGACGGGCCCTGAAGAAGCTCGGCGCGATCGACTTCGCCACCACCATCGCGCCCGGGCTGAGAGACGTACTCCTGACCGGCAAGGCGTGCGAGGCGGTGCGGCGCAAGGAGCGCAGCGGGCGGTTCGCGTACGACTACGTCGTCATGGACGCCCCGCCCACCGGGCGCATCACGCGCTTCCTGAACGTCAACGACGAGGTCGCCGGCCTCGCCAAGATCGGCCCGATACACAATCAGGCCCAGGCGGTCATGCGGGTGCTCAAGTCGCCGGAGACGGCCGTGCACCTGGTGACGCTGCTGGAGGAGATGCCCGTCCAGGAAACGGTGGACGGCATCGCCGAGCTGCGGTCGGCGCGGCTGCCGGTGGGGCGGATCATCGTGAACATGGTGCGGCCGGAGGTGTTGGACGCGGCCGACCTGGAACTCGTCCGGACGGTCCCGCGTTCCACGGTTGCGCGGTCGCTGTCGTCCGCCGGGCTCGGCGGGGCGAGGCGCGGCGGGCGCGCGGAGCGGCTGGTGGATCCGTTGCTGACGCAGGCCGAGGAGTACGCCGAGCGGTACACGCTGGAGCACGAGCAGCGTGCGGTGCTCACCGAGCTGGGCCTGCCGCTGCACGAACTGCCGCTGTTCGCCGAGGGCATGGACCTGGCGGGGCTGTACGAGCTGGCCCGCGAGCTGCGCGAGCAGGGCGTGTCATGA
- a CDS encoding DUF4177 domain-containing protein has product MTKWEYATVPLLVHATKQILDTWGEDGWELVQVVPGPNNPEQLVAYLKREKQ; this is encoded by the coding sequence ATGACCAAGTGGGAATACGCAACCGTGCCGCTGCTCGTCCACGCCACGAAGCAGATTCTGGACACCTGGGGCGAGGACGGCTGGGAGCTCGTCCAGGTCGTGCCCGGGCCGAACAACCCCGAGCAGCTCGTGGCCTACCTGAAGCGGGAGAAGCAGTGA
- a CDS encoding RidA family protein produces MSAVEAKLAELGLTLPDVVPPLAAYQPAVQSGPYVYTAGQLPMVDGKLPVTGKVGAEVTPEEARELARTCALNALAAVKSVAGDLDRIARVVKVVGFVASASDFTGQPAVLNGASELLGEVLGDKGVHARSAVGVAVLPLDAPVEVEIQVELA; encoded by the coding sequence ATGAGCGCCGTCGAGGCGAAGCTGGCCGAACTCGGCCTGACCCTGCCCGATGTCGTCCCGCCGCTCGCCGCGTACCAGCCGGCCGTGCAGTCCGGGCCGTACGTCTACACCGCCGGGCAGCTCCCGATGGTGGACGGCAAGCTTCCGGTCACCGGCAAGGTCGGTGCGGAGGTCACCCCGGAGGAGGCCAGGGAGCTGGCACGCACGTGTGCGCTGAACGCCCTGGCCGCCGTCAAGTCCGTCGCCGGTGACCTGGACCGCATCGCGCGCGTGGTGAAGGTCGTCGGCTTCGTGGCCTCGGCCTCCGACTTCACGGGCCAGCCCGCGGTGCTGAACGGCGCCAGCGAGCTGCTCGGCGAGGTCCTCGGCGACAAGGGCGTGCACGCGCGCAGCGCGGTGGGCGTGGCGGTGCTGCCGCTGGACGCACCGGTGGAGGTCGAGATCCAGGTGGAGCTCGCCTAG
- a CDS encoding IS630 family transposase, translating into MGDSRLQPLVLSEDERLVLQGWAKRRTTAQGLAKRARIVLACADGLNNTAVAARLDTDRGTVSRWRTRFLQRRLDGLSDELRPGVPRTITDAQVEEVVVRTLEEVPEGATHWSKRELARRVGISPTSVLRIWRAFGLQPWRTETFKISPDPLLIDKIRDVVGLYLAPPANAAVFAVDEKPQIQALERTAPVLPMVPGIPERRSFDYVRHGTVDLFAALNTATGKVIGKLSAQHRAVDFRDFLDEIDRQTDPGLAVHVICDNLSAHKAPVVHKWLLAHPRFELHFTPTYSSWINQVERWFAELQRRCLERGVFCSLDELKTALEDWIKTWNEQARPFKWTKTADQIIDRICRYCDRISGPGH; encoded by the coding sequence ATGGGGGACAGCAGGCTGCAACCGCTGGTGTTATCCGAGGACGAGCGGCTGGTGTTGCAGGGGTGGGCCAAACGGCGGACAACCGCGCAGGGTCTGGCCAAGCGGGCACGGATCGTGCTGGCCTGCGCGGACGGGCTGAACAACACCGCGGTGGCCGCGCGGCTGGACACTGATCGGGGGACCGTGAGCCGGTGGCGGACCAGATTTCTGCAACGCCGTCTCGATGGTCTGTCCGACGAGCTGCGTCCCGGCGTGCCCCGCACCATCACCGACGCCCAGGTGGAAGAGGTGGTGGTGCGCACGCTGGAAGAGGTGCCCGAAGGCGCCACCCACTGGTCGAAGCGGGAGTTGGCCCGGCGGGTGGGGATCTCACCGACGAGTGTGCTGCGGATCTGGCGGGCCTTCGGGCTGCAGCCCTGGCGCACGGAGACCTTCAAGATCTCTCCGGACCCGCTGCTGATCGACAAGATCCGTGACGTGGTCGGGCTGTATCTCGCCCCGCCGGCGAACGCGGCCGTCTTCGCGGTCGACGAGAAGCCGCAGATCCAGGCCCTGGAACGGACAGCTCCGGTACTGCCGATGGTCCCGGGCATCCCCGAGCGGCGCAGCTTCGACTACGTCCGGCACGGCACCGTGGACCTGTTCGCCGCCCTGAACACCGCCACCGGCAAGGTGATCGGCAAGCTGTCCGCGCAGCACCGGGCCGTGGACTTCCGCGACTTCCTCGACGAGATCGACCGCCAGACCGATCCCGGCCTGGCGGTCCACGTGATCTGCGACAACCTCTCCGCCCACAAGGCGCCGGTGGTCCACAAGTGGCTTCTGGCCCATCCCCGGTTCGAGCTGCATTTCACCCCGACTTACTCGTCCTGGATCAACCAGGTCGAGCGGTGGTTCGCCGAACTACAGCGGCGCTGCCTCGAACGCGGCGTGTTCTGCTCACTCGACGAGCTCAAGACCGCCCTCGAGGACTGGATCAAGACCTGGAACGAGCAGGCCCGGCCCTTCAAGTGGACCAAGACCGCAGACCAGATCATCGACCGCATCTGCCGCTACTGCGACAGGATCTCCGGACCGGGACACTAG
- a CDS encoding NUDIX hydrolase: protein MANGQWYPPEWPDRIRALAAGTLTPVTPKRAATVMLLKDTGTGAAVHMLRRRASMAFASGAYAYPGGGVDPRDDDHQVRWAGPTHAWWADRLGVDETTAQAIVCAAVRETYEEAGVLLAGPTPDSVVGDTTGADWEADRAALVARDLSFAEFLDRRGLALRSDLLGAWTRWITPEFEARRYDTWFFVAALPEGQRTRNASTEADRTVWIAPGEAAAGYDKGELLMMPPTIATLRQLTAYETAAQALAAAPGRDLTPVLATARLVDGEIVLSWPGHDEFTKRIPTAPTGGATA, encoded by the coding sequence ATGGCGAACGGTCAGTGGTACCCCCCGGAGTGGCCGGACCGCATCCGCGCACTCGCGGCCGGCACCCTCACCCCGGTCACCCCGAAGCGCGCGGCCACCGTCATGCTCCTGAAGGACACCGGCACCGGCGCCGCCGTCCACATGCTGCGCAGACGCGCCTCCATGGCCTTCGCCTCGGGCGCGTACGCGTATCCGGGCGGCGGCGTCGACCCCCGGGACGACGACCACCAGGTCCGCTGGGCGGGCCCCACGCACGCGTGGTGGGCGGACCGGCTCGGCGTCGACGAGACGACGGCCCAGGCGATCGTCTGCGCGGCCGTACGGGAGACGTACGAGGAGGCGGGCGTGCTGCTCGCCGGTCCGACGCCCGACTCGGTCGTCGGCGACACCACGGGCGCCGACTGGGAGGCCGACCGCGCCGCCCTGGTCGCCCGGGACCTGTCCTTCGCGGAGTTCCTCGACCGCCGCGGCCTGGCCCTGCGCTCCGACCTGCTCGGCGCCTGGACGCGCTGGATCACCCCGGAGTTCGAGGCCCGCCGCTACGACACCTGGTTCTTCGTGGCCGCCCTCCCCGAGGGGCAGCGCACCCGCAACGCCTCCACGGAGGCGGACCGTACGGTGTGGATCGCCCCGGGCGAGGCGGCGGCCGGATACGACAAGGGCGAGCTGCTGATGATGCCGCCGACCATCGCGACCCTGCGTCAGCTCACGGCGTACGAGACGGCAGCGCAGGCGCTCGCGGCCGCCCCGGGGCGGGACCTCACGCCCGTCCTGGCCACCGCCCGCCTGGTGGACGGCGAGATCGTGCTCTCCTGGCCGGGCCACGACGAGTTCACCAAACGCATCCCGACCGCCCCGACCGGTGGAGCCACCGCATGA
- a CDS encoding MBL fold metallo-hydrolase produces the protein MTDAAALPGQPRGGVLSGPATARAVNVLAPNPSAMTLDGTNTWILSEPDSDLAVVVDPGPLDEGHLRHVVATAEQAGKRVALTLLTHGHPDHAAGAAWFAELTGTRVRALDPALRLGDEGLAAGDVITTDGLELRVVPTPGHTADSLSFHLPADRAVLTGDTILGRGTTVVAHPDGRLGDYLDSLRRLRSLTVDDGVHTVLPGHGPVLEDAQGVVEYYLAHRAHRLAQVETAVEDGYRTPGEVVAHVYADVDRSLWPAAELSVRAQLDYLEEHGLI, from the coding sequence ATGACGGACGCAGCAGCCCTTCCCGGCCAGCCTCGCGGCGGGGTTCTCTCGGGCCCCGCCACCGCGCGGGCCGTCAACGTCCTGGCCCCCAACCCGTCGGCGATGACCCTGGACGGCACGAACACCTGGATCCTCTCCGAGCCCGACTCGGACCTGGCCGTGGTGGTCGACCCGGGCCCGCTCGACGAGGGGCACCTGCGCCATGTCGTCGCCACGGCCGAGCAGGCCGGCAAGCGCGTCGCCCTGACCCTGCTGACCCACGGTCATCCCGACCACGCGGCGGGCGCCGCCTGGTTCGCCGAACTGACCGGCACGCGCGTGCGTGCGCTCGATCCGGCACTGCGGCTGGGCGACGAGGGCCTGGCCGCCGGAGACGTGATCACCACCGACGGCCTGGAGCTGAGGGTCGTGCCCACCCCCGGTCACACCGCCGACTCGCTCTCCTTCCATCTCCCGGCCGACCGGGCGGTCCTGACCGGCGACACGATCCTGGGCCGCGGTACGACGGTCGTGGCCCACCCCGACGGCCGTCTCGGCGACTACCTGGACTCCCTGCGGCGCCTCAGGTCCCTCACGGTCGACGACGGCGTCCACACCGTCCTGCCGGGCCACGGACCGGTCCTGGAGGACGCCCAGGGCGTCGTCGAGTACTACCTCGCCCACCGCGCCCACCGCCTCGCCCAGGTGGAGACGGCCGTCGAGGACGGCTACCGCACTCCGGGGGAAGTCGTCGCCCACGTCTACGCCGACGTCGACCGCTCCCTGTGGCCGGCGGCGGAACTGTCGGTGCGGGCGCAGTTGGACTACCTGGAGGAGCACGGGCTCATCTAG
- a CDS encoding Crp/Fnr family transcriptional regulator: MDDVLRRNPLFAALDDEQAAELRASMSEVTLARGDSLFHEGDPGDRLYVVTEGKVKLHRTSPDGRENMLAVVGPGELIGELSLFDPGPRTATATALTEVKLLGLGHGDLQPWLNARPEVATALLRAVARRLRKTNDAMSDLVFSDVPGRVARALLDLSRRFGVQSEEGIHVVHDLTQEELAQLVGASRETVNKALADFAQRGWLRLEARAVILLDVERLAKRSR; this comes from the coding sequence GTGGACGACGTTCTGCGGCGCAATCCGCTCTTCGCGGCGCTCGACGACGAGCAGGCCGCGGAGCTCCGCGCCTCCATGAGTGAGGTGACCCTCGCGCGCGGCGACTCGCTGTTCCACGAGGGTGACCCCGGCGACCGCCTGTACGTGGTCACGGAGGGCAAGGTAAAGCTCCACCGCACGTCCCCCGACGGCCGCGAGAACATGCTGGCCGTGGTCGGCCCCGGCGAGCTCATCGGCGAGCTGTCGCTGTTCGACCCGGGCCCGCGCACCGCGACAGCCACGGCTCTGACCGAGGTCAAGCTGCTCGGCCTCGGCCACGGCGACCTCCAGCCCTGGCTGAACGCCCGCCCCGAGGTGGCCACGGCTCTCCTGCGCGCCGTAGCGCGCCGGCTGCGCAAGACCAACGACGCGATGTCCGACCTCGTGTTCTCGGACGTCCCGGGCCGTGTCGCCCGCGCCCTGCTGGACCTCTCCCGCCGGTTCGGCGTGCAGTCCGAGGAGGGCATCCACGTCGTCCACGACCTCACGCAGGAGGAGCTGGCCCAGTTGGTCGGCGCGTCCCGCGAGACGGTCAACAAGGCGCTGGCGGACTTCGCCCAGCGCGGCTGGCTGCGCCTGGAGGCCCGCGCGGTGATCCTCCTGGACGTGGAACGCCTCGCCAAGCGCTCGCGCTGA
- the nth gene encoding endonuclease III gives MQAAAVKKAASAKKAASVKKTASAKKAAPVKKAPAAKKVTVAPKKATARIKGTAPAKTVVHPPSGESRTALVRRARRINRELAEVYPYAHPELDFTNPFQLVVATVLSAQTTDLRVNQTTPALFAKYPTPEDLAAANPEEVEEILRPCGFFRAKTKSVIGLSKALVEDFGGEVPGRLEDLVKLPGVGRKTAFVVLGNAFGRPGITVDTHFQRLVRRWQWTGETDPDKIEAAVGALFPKSDWTDLSHHVIWHGRRICHARKPACGACPIAPLCPAYGEGETDPEKAKKLLKYEKGGLPGQRLNPPQAYLDAGGKPAPPLGAG, from the coding sequence ATGCAGGCTGCGGCTGTGAAGAAAGCCGCGTCCGCGAAGAAGGCTGCCTCTGTGAAGAAGACTGCTTCCGCGAAGAAGGCCGCGCCTGTGAAAAAGGCCCCTGCCGCCAAGAAGGTCACCGTCGCCCCCAAGAAGGCCACGGCCCGCATCAAGGGCACCGCCCCGGCCAAGACCGTCGTCCACCCCCCGAGTGGCGAGTCCCGCACCGCCCTGGTCCGCCGGGCCCGCCGTATCAACCGCGAGCTCGCCGAGGTCTACCCGTACGCCCACCCCGAGCTGGACTTCACCAACCCCTTCCAGCTGGTCGTCGCCACGGTCCTGTCCGCCCAGACCACCGACCTGCGCGTCAACCAGACGACCCCCGCCCTCTTCGCCAAGTACCCCACCCCCGAGGACCTGGCCGCCGCCAACCCGGAGGAGGTGGAGGAGATCCTCCGCCCGTGCGGCTTCTTCCGGGCCAAGACGAAGTCGGTCATAGGGCTGTCCAAGGCCCTGGTGGAGGACTTCGGCGGCGAGGTCCCAGGCCGACTGGAGGACCTGGTCAAGCTGCCCGGCGTCGGCCGCAAGACGGCGTTCGTCGTGCTCGGGAACGCCTTCGGCCGGCCAGGCATCACCGTGGACACGCACTTCCAGCGCCTGGTGCGCCGCTGGCAGTGGACCGGCGAGACCGACCCGGACAAGATCGAGGCCGCGGTCGGCGCGCTCTTCCCGAAGAGCGACTGGACGGACCTCTCGCACCACGTGATCTGGCACGGCCGCCGTATCTGCCACGCCCGCAAGCCCGCGTGCGGCGCCTGCCCGATCGCCCCGCTCTGCCCGGCGTACGGCGAGGGCGAGACCGACCCGGAGAAGGCGAAGAAGCTGCTCAAGTACGAGAAGGGCGGCTTGCCCGGCCAGCGTCTGAACCCCCCGCAGGCCTATCTGGACGCGGGCGGCAAACCGGCGCCGCCGCTGGGGGCCGGATGA